The following are from one region of the Sphingomonas sp. J315 genome:
- a CDS encoding TonB-dependent receptor domain-containing protein — MRRTDEFNLAVAQNAVFDFDLSTPQVATADGGEEVIITGGRIRSMQGGEVGTTITQRLIEQLPQNNRNFLAFADLAPGVQFITNGSDQSRLQGGAQNSNTVNIFIDGVGQKDYVLKNGITGQDSTQGNPFPQSAIGEYRVISSNYKAEFDQVSSVAITAVTKSGTNQFEGSGFVDFTDQRFRDARPIEIFPANAAGKVRTKDLQFGGTLGGPIIKDTLHFFLAYEGKRRTNPRDVNIPATLSTALPLVPANLAGNYGSYNETFDENLYFGKINFTPTDSDLFEFSGKYRDESGETFNSGIAAYETRTIARVEEIRALGRWQHTADSWINDFKVAYEDVKWNPSPAQQANRNVYRVRIPNPANPAQFLDGNILETGGGTNFQNKGQKGWQISNDFTYTGLEGHTIKVGVKTKWVTLNSLQLNGFNPVFRYFTPLGATTLNTTTPYQMSFQALSSGFTTAQMTSDNFQLGIYAQDDWDVTDRLTVNLGLRWDYEETPAFLNYVHQAAQVAAVSPANYPNLVGANYNINDYISTGSERKAFTGAFQPRIGFSYKIDEAGRFTLFGGFGRSYDRTQFDFIQQELAQGSAAGRTFNFIVPGDTVNVCTPSATCIPYNPAYQTEAGRAALIAGLPAGAGRELRFIKNDLKTPYSDQYSIGLRGNFGLLETEIGYSHVESRDGFVYLLGNRRPGGLFFPATGAPDSPFGFPPSPFGSIIIGDNGLETNADTVFAKLIKRYTRASPWSIDATYTYTKATENRQFGEVFSLDYSSIDEYPVRPSAGVRSHRFVMAGTVDAPFGITFATKFQIASPVWLKRFVTTPGVGQPGTKDIVAIEAAGNGDKWGFRQLDLSATKEFKLGFINDNTRVWVRVDIINVMNDRNYNGFSAVTGMRDPNNFNIDGPPRTIKLSTGFNF; from the coding sequence GTGCGCCGCACCGACGAATTCAATCTTGCGGTCGCGCAGAACGCCGTGTTCGATTTCGACCTGTCGACCCCGCAAGTCGCGACCGCCGATGGCGGCGAAGAGGTCATCATCACCGGTGGCCGCATTCGTTCGATGCAGGGCGGTGAAGTCGGCACGACGATCACGCAGCGCTTGATCGAACAATTGCCGCAGAACAACCGCAACTTCCTTGCTTTTGCGGACCTCGCGCCCGGCGTTCAGTTCATCACCAACGGCAGCGACCAGTCGCGCCTTCAGGGCGGTGCGCAGAATTCCAACACGGTCAACATCTTCATCGATGGCGTCGGCCAGAAGGATTACGTCCTCAAGAACGGCATCACCGGGCAGGATTCGACCCAGGGCAACCCGTTCCCGCAGTCGGCGATCGGCGAATACCGGGTCATCAGCTCGAACTATAAGGCCGAGTTCGACCAGGTCAGCTCGGTCGCGATCACCGCAGTGACCAAGTCGGGCACGAACCAGTTCGAAGGATCGGGCTTCGTCGACTTCACCGACCAGCGCTTCCGTGATGCGCGTCCGATCGAGATCTTCCCCGCCAATGCGGCCGGCAAGGTCCGGACCAAGGATCTGCAGTTCGGCGGCACGCTGGGCGGTCCGATCATCAAGGACACGCTGCACTTCTTCCTCGCCTATGAAGGCAAGCGCCGTACCAATCCGCGCGACGTCAACATTCCCGCGACGCTGAGCACCGCGCTCCCGCTCGTCCCGGCGAACCTGGCTGGGAACTACGGGTCGTACAACGAGACGTTCGACGAGAATTTGTACTTCGGGAAGATCAACTTCACCCCGACCGACAGCGACCTGTTCGAATTCTCGGGCAAGTATCGCGATGAATCGGGCGAGACGTTCAACAGCGGCATCGCCGCCTATGAAACCCGCACGATTGCCCGCGTCGAAGAAATCCGCGCGCTGGGCCGCTGGCAGCACACCGCCGACAGCTGGATCAACGACTTCAAGGTCGCCTATGAAGACGTGAAGTGGAATCCGAGCCCCGCGCAGCAGGCGAACCGCAACGTCTATCGCGTCCGCATCCCGAACCCGGCCAACCCAGCGCAGTTCCTGGACGGCAACATCCTGGAAACGGGTGGCGGCACCAACTTCCAGAACAAGGGCCAGAAGGGTTGGCAGATCTCCAACGACTTCACCTACACCGGACTTGAGGGGCACACCATCAAGGTGGGTGTGAAGACCAAGTGGGTGACGCTCAACTCGCTTCAGCTCAACGGCTTCAACCCCGTATTCCGCTACTTCACGCCACTGGGCGCGACGACGCTGAACACGACCACGCCGTATCAGATGAGCTTCCAGGCGCTGTCGAGTGGTTTCACGACCGCGCAGATGACGTCGGACAATTTCCAGCTGGGCATCTATGCGCAGGACGACTGGGACGTGACCGATCGCCTGACCGTGAACCTTGGCCTGCGCTGGGATTATGAGGAAACGCCAGCGTTCCTCAACTATGTCCATCAGGCGGCACAGGTCGCAGCGGTCAGCCCGGCCAACTATCCGAACCTGGTCGGTGCCAACTACAACATCAACGACTACATCTCGACCGGCAGCGAGCGTAAGGCGTTCACCGGCGCGTTCCAGCCGCGTATCGGGTTCAGCTACAAGATCGACGAAGCGGGCCGATTCACCCTCTTTGGCGGCTTCGGCCGGTCGTATGACCGCACGCAGTTCGACTTCATCCAGCAGGAACTGGCTCAGGGCTCCGCCGCGGGCCGCACGTTCAACTTCATCGTCCCGGGCGATACGGTGAACGTCTGTACGCCGAGCGCAACCTGTATCCCGTACAACCCGGCCTATCAGACCGAAGCGGGGCGCGCGGCGCTGATCGCCGGGCTTCCGGCGGGTGCAGGACGCGAGCTGCGCTTCATCAAGAACGACCTGAAGACGCCTTATTCGGATCAGTACAGCATCGGTCTGCGCGGCAATTTCGGGCTGCTCGAAACTGAAATCGGCTATTCGCATGTCGAAAGCCGCGACGGGTTCGTCTACCTGCTGGGCAACCGCCGTCCGGGCGGCCTGTTCTTCCCGGCGACCGGCGCTCCGGACTCGCCGTTCGGCTTCCCGCCGTCACCGTTCGGGTCGATCATCATCGGGGACAACGGGCTTGAGACCAACGCCGACACCGTGTTCGCGAAGCTGATCAAGCGGTACACCAGGGCCTCGCCGTGGAGCATCGACGCCACCTACACCTACACCAAGGCGACCGAAAACCGGCAGTTCGGCGAGGTGTTCTCGCTCGATTATTCCAGCATCGACGAATATCCCGTCCGTCCGTCGGCGGGCGTGCGCAGCCATCGCTTCGTGATGGCGGGTACCGTGGATGCACCGTTCGGCATCACGTTCGCGACCAAGTTCCAGATCGCCTCGCCGGTCTGGCTCAAGCGCTTCGTGACCACCCCGGGCGTCGGCCAGCCGGGAACCAAGGACATCGTCGCAATCGAAGCAGCGGGCAATGGCGACAAGTGGGGCTTCCGCCAGCTCGACCTGTCGGCAACCAAGGAGTTCAAGCTGGGCTTCATCAACGACAACACTCGCGTCTGGGTGCGCGTCGACATCATCAACGTGATGAACGATCGCAACTATAACGGGTTCAGTGCGGTGACCGGCATGCGCGATCCGAACAACTTCAACATCGATGGCCCGCCGCGTACCATCAAGTTGTCGACCGGGTTCAATTTCTAA
- a CDS encoding CHASE4 domain-containing protein, producing the protein MTAPHTMFHRIRSRIPRSLGAKLVAILTGVALLGAASITLLLALVITPSFDKLEAQAIDGHVERTRAALTEYASKVEASVRDYGDWNESYDYMGAPNRAFEEDSFATSAMVNLGVNGMAYVRPGGEVVIARWLDLDTAKDSPQMRAQLLAEIRRIDFARALAKDNSASFYARLGNRIAAIGVAQVRRTDGSGEPRGHVVMARMITSQQLGNLLQLRAGIALDAPVAAPRIEAAERDIAVAVPVPGEGGESVASATFNVQRDLSALGRNMLQLAVVGTTALMLLVMAVLSVMIGRLVLRPLNRVEQHMGVVRGSGNLVPLTEAPRRDEIGSLVDSFNAMLSQLKDLREQVEAQSFKLGQSESAVAVMHNVRNALNPISTVLSQGLGEAPATDRALLDRALSELADDSIPLARRQKLVAFVAAALASEAQARDTRKEQLGIGRDALHNVLEIIGRQQEQAHERPPLDTCDVTDVVARNATIARYSGASSIAFHFPSKPHWVLANRVLLSQVIGNLFSNAAEAIAATGREGGSIGVSIREHDDRVEIRITDDGEGFDPAAAPQLFQRGFSTRPHKSGGLGLHWCANSMVAMGGSLRLESEGKGRGASAVLELAHSELMRDDVAA; encoded by the coding sequence GTGACCGCGCCGCACACCATGTTCCACCGCATCCGATCCCGTATTCCGCGCTCGCTGGGTGCCAAGCTCGTCGCGATCCTCACCGGGGTCGCGCTGCTCGGCGCCGCCAGCATCACCCTGCTGCTCGCCCTCGTCATCACCCCCAGCTTCGACAAGCTGGAGGCGCAGGCGATCGACGGCCATGTCGAACGGACGCGCGCTGCGCTCACCGAATATGCCTCGAAGGTCGAGGCGTCGGTGCGCGACTATGGCGACTGGAACGAGAGCTACGACTATATGGGCGCGCCCAACCGCGCGTTCGAAGAAGACAGCTTCGCCACCTCCGCGATGGTCAATCTGGGCGTCAACGGCATGGCCTATGTTCGCCCCGGCGGCGAAGTGGTGATCGCGCGCTGGCTCGATCTGGATACGGCGAAGGATTCGCCGCAGATGCGCGCGCAATTGCTCGCCGAAATCCGCCGCATCGACTTCGCCCGCGCGCTGGCGAAGGATAACAGCGCCAGCTTCTACGCGCGCCTCGGCAACCGTATCGCCGCGATCGGCGTGGCGCAGGTGCGCCGCACCGACGGCAGCGGCGAACCGCGCGGCCATGTCGTGATGGCGCGCATGATTACCTCGCAGCAGCTCGGCAATCTTCTGCAGCTCCGCGCGGGGATCGCGCTCGACGCGCCCGTCGCGGCACCGCGCATCGAAGCAGCTGAGCGAGACATCGCGGTGGCGGTGCCGGTTCCGGGGGAGGGCGGCGAAAGCGTCGCAAGCGCTACCTTCAACGTCCAGCGCGACCTGTCCGCGCTGGGCCGCAACATGCTCCAGCTCGCCGTGGTCGGTACTACCGCGCTGATGCTGTTGGTGATGGCGGTGCTCAGCGTGATGATCGGGCGGCTGGTGCTGCGCCCGCTGAACCGGGTCGAACAGCATATGGGGGTGGTGCGCGGATCGGGGAATCTCGTGCCCCTGACCGAAGCCCCGCGCCGCGACGAGATCGGCAGCCTGGTCGACAGTTTCAATGCGATGCTCAGCCAGCTCAAGGATCTGCGCGAACAGGTCGAGGCGCAGTCGTTCAAGCTCGGCCAGTCGGAAAGCGCGGTCGCGGTGATGCACAATGTGCGCAACGCGCTCAATCCGATCAGCACCGTGCTGAGCCAGGGACTGGGCGAAGCACCGGCGACCGACCGCGCTTTGCTCGACCGTGCGCTGAGCGAACTCGCCGACGACTCGATCCCGCTCGCCCGCCGGCAAAAGCTCGTCGCGTTCGTCGCTGCCGCGCTGGCGAGCGAGGCGCAGGCCCGCGACACCCGCAAGGAACAGCTCGGCATCGGTCGCGACGCGCTGCACAATGTCCTCGAAATCATCGGGCGTCAGCAGGAACAGGCGCATGAACGCCCGCCGCTCGACACCTGCGATGTCACCGATGTGGTCGCGCGCAATGCCACGATCGCCCGCTATTCAGGCGCCAGCTCGATCGCCTTCCACTTCCCGTCGAAGCCGCACTGGGTGCTGGCGAACCGCGTGCTGCTCAGCCAGGTGATCGGCAACCTCTTCTCCAACGCCGCCGAGGCGATCGCCGCGACCGGGCGGGAAGGGGGCAGCATCGGCGTGTCGATCCGCGAGCATGACGACCGCGTGGAAATCCGCATCACCGACGATGGCGAAGGCTTCGACCCCGCCGCCGCTCCGCAGCTGTTCCAGCGCGGCTTCTCGACCCGCCCGCACAAGTCAGGCGGGCTCGGGCTCCACTGGTGCGCCAATTCGATGGTCGCGATGGGCGGCAGCCTGAGGCTGGAGAGCGAAGGCAAGGGCAGGGGGGCAAGCGCGGTGCTGGAGCTGGCGCATTCGGAATTGATGCGGGACGACGTCGCGGCCTGA
- a CDS encoding EAL domain-containing protein, whose amino-acid sequence MRILIVDDEAGMHESYRQCFKGNGVGAAQGAALDAMAAELFGDDEVDAAPAQDRPAFETVHCMQGLDGVEAVARARENGEPFPVAFIDIRMPPGIDGKETAKRIRAIDPDINIVIVTGYSDFSPLEISRAAGPADKIFYIAKPFQVEEVVQTATALGKRWEVDQQLAAAMALLEEQKAELAANESKASHLANHDSLTDAPNRLAFMRALTDHVRGPDTFAMAMMDLDRFKLVNDTFGHLAGDELIRMVCTTIEGAVPPGGFVARLGGDEFAVLMKVAGEGEAVEAVERLLLACAKTFTVFGHSVQGSASAGLVIVEPGMKHDPIDVMRRADLSLNESKKAGRGVVRVFDESMDGSIRFRRQIEGGLSQAIANGELRLVYQPIVARDRLEIVAFEALLRWNSPEYGPISPGMFIPIAEESNLIHELGDWVLDEALTMLAKWPGQYVSVNFSPRQFRRQNFVGHVVERVQRAGIEPNRVQIEITETAIFDNAERAAETLYRLRQMGFRIALDDFGTGYSSLYNIRKFALDCLKIDRSFIDGMGRERESAAIVHSIIHLGRALGLEVVAEGVETEGHLAALRVAGCSHVQGYFLARPLEADVAIRAAHERFMGDEETPTAPATGTHG is encoded by the coding sequence TTGCGCATTCTGATCGTGGACGACGAAGCGGGGATGCATGAATCCTATCGTCAGTGCTTCAAGGGCAATGGCGTAGGCGCGGCACAGGGCGCGGCGCTCGACGCGATGGCCGCCGAGCTGTTCGGCGACGACGAGGTTGATGCTGCGCCAGCGCAGGATCGCCCGGCGTTCGAGACGGTCCATTGCATGCAGGGGTTGGACGGCGTCGAAGCCGTCGCGCGCGCCAGGGAGAATGGCGAGCCCTTCCCGGTCGCGTTCATCGACATCCGCATGCCACCCGGCATCGACGGCAAGGAAACCGCCAAGCGCATCCGCGCGATCGATCCCGACATCAACATCGTGATCGTCACCGGCTATTCGGACTTCTCCCCGCTCGAAATCAGCCGCGCCGCCGGTCCCGCCGACAAGATCTTCTACATCGCCAAGCCGTTCCAGGTGGAGGAGGTCGTCCAGACCGCGACCGCATTGGGCAAGCGCTGGGAAGTCGATCAGCAGCTCGCCGCCGCGATGGCGCTGCTCGAGGAGCAGAAGGCGGAGCTCGCCGCGAACGAGAGCAAGGCCAGCCATCTCGCCAATCACGACAGCCTGACCGACGCGCCCAACCGGCTGGCCTTCATGCGTGCGCTGACCGATCATGTGCGCGGTCCTGATACCTTCGCGATGGCGATGATGGACCTCGACCGGTTCAAGCTGGTCAACGACACGTTCGGCCATCTCGCGGGCGACGAGCTGATCCGCATGGTGTGCACGACGATCGAGGGCGCGGTCCCGCCGGGCGGCTTTGTCGCACGGCTGGGCGGCGACGAATTCGCGGTGCTGATGAAGGTGGCGGGCGAGGGTGAGGCGGTCGAGGCGGTCGAGCGCCTGCTGCTGGCGTGCGCCAAGACCTTCACCGTGTTCGGCCATTCGGTGCAGGGATCGGCCTCGGCTGGCCTGGTCATCGTCGAGCCGGGTATGAAGCACGACCCGATCGACGTGATGCGCCGCGCCGACCTGTCGCTCAATGAATCGAAGAAAGCCGGCCGCGGCGTGGTGCGCGTGTTCGACGAGAGCATGGACGGATCGATCCGCTTCCGCCGCCAGATCGAAGGCGGCCTCAGCCAGGCGATCGCCAATGGCGAGCTGCGCCTCGTCTATCAGCCGATCGTCGCGCGCGACCGGCTGGAGATTGTCGCATTCGAAGCATTGCTGCGCTGGAACAGCCCCGAATATGGTCCGATCTCGCCCGGCATGTTCATCCCGATCGCCGAGGAATCGAACCTGATCCACGAATTGGGCGACTGGGTGCTGGACGAAGCGCTGACGATGCTCGCCAAATGGCCGGGGCAATATGTCTCGGTCAATTTCTCGCCGCGCCAGTTCCGCCGACAGAATTTCGTCGGCCATGTCGTCGAGCGGGTGCAGCGCGCGGGAATCGAACCCAATCGCGTGCAGATCGAGATCACCGAAACCGCGATCTTCGACAATGCCGAGCGCGCCGCGGAGACGCTGTACCGCCTGCGCCAGATGGGCTTCCGCATCGCGCTCGACGATTTCGGCACCGGCTATTCCTCGCTCTACAATATCCGCAAATTCGCGCTCGATTGCCTGAAGATCGACCGCAGCTTCATCGACGGCATGGGCCGCGAGCGTGAGAGCGCCGCGATCGTCCACTCGATCATCCATCTCGGTCGCGCGCTGGGGCTGGAGGTCGTGGCGGAGGGCGTCGAGACCGAGGGGCATCTCGCCGCGTTGCGCGTCGCCGGGTGCAGCCATGTTCAGGGCTATTTCCTCGCCCGCCCGCTCGAGGCCGATGTCGCGATCCGCGCGGCGCACGAACGATTCATGGGCGATGAGGAAACGCCAACGGCACCGGCTACCGGCACCCACGGGTGA
- a CDS encoding glucoamylase family protein, with amino-acid sequence MGFRRSALGIVALPLAAACSTTPAAVTAPAPAPAAGQAAFVEDLSRRTFNYFWETTSVDTCLAPDRWPSNPFSSIAATGYALTAYGIGAERGYVTRAQAAERTRKCMEFYWNAPQGPAVSGMSGHKGFFYHFLNNEDGTRRGKTELSTVDTTLLLGGVLFAQSYFDRDNPTEAAIRDLADKIYARVDWTFVQRERSTIPSANGGGKKAIAMGWYPERGNGGDFGTHDWVGYNEGMLVYILALGSPTHPVGKDAWDAGWASNLEKDWGTYYGQEHLEFEPLFGHQYSHVWVDFRGIQDAFMARKGIDYFENSRRATLSHRAYGIDNPNKWVGYSGDIWGWTASDGPTAAGSGRSVNGVAREFQGYSARGVSSNRVVDDGTIVPTAAGGSIPFAPEVTIPALMAMRAKYGDKLYQRYGFKDAFNPSYTFTDVGSRTGVVDAKDGWFANDYLGIDQGPILAMLENHRSGLVWKTMRKNPHIRRGLTRIGFKGGWLEKPAGK; translated from the coding sequence ATGGGCTTTCGCCGTTCCGCACTCGGGATCGTCGCGCTGCCGCTGGCCGCCGCCTGTTCGACCACGCCCGCAGCTGTCACCGCGCCCGCCCCTGCCCCCGCGGCAGGTCAGGCCGCGTTCGTCGAGGATCTCTCGCGCCGCACCTTCAACTATTTCTGGGAAACGACGAGCGTCGACACCTGCCTTGCGCCGGACCGCTGGCCGTCCAACCCCTTTTCCAGCATCGCGGCGACGGGCTACGCTCTCACCGCTTACGGCATTGGTGCCGAACGCGGCTATGTGACGCGCGCTCAGGCGGCGGAACGCACGCGCAAGTGCATGGAATTCTACTGGAACGCCCCGCAGGGGCCCGCCGTCAGCGGCATGAGCGGCCACAAGGGCTTCTTCTACCACTTCCTCAACAATGAGGACGGCACGCGGCGCGGCAAGACCGAGCTGTCGACCGTCGACACCACCCTGTTGCTGGGCGGCGTGTTGTTCGCGCAGAGCTATTTCGACCGCGACAATCCGACCGAAGCCGCGATCCGCGATCTCGCCGACAAGATCTACGCCCGGGTCGACTGGACCTTTGTCCAGCGCGAGCGCAGCACCATTCCGTCGGCCAATGGCGGCGGGAAGAAGGCGATTGCGATGGGCTGGTACCCCGAGCGCGGCAATGGCGGCGATTTCGGAACGCATGACTGGGTCGGGTATAATGAGGGGATGCTGGTCTATATCCTCGCGCTCGGTTCGCCGACGCATCCGGTCGGCAAGGATGCGTGGGATGCCGGCTGGGCCAGCAATCTCGAAAAGGATTGGGGCACCTATTACGGCCAGGAGCATCTCGAGTTCGAGCCGCTGTTCGGGCATCAGTACAGTCATGTCTGGGTCGATTTCCGGGGCATCCAGGACGCGTTCATGGCGCGCAAGGGCATCGATTATTTCGAGAATAGCCGCCGTGCGACACTGAGCCACCGCGCCTATGGCATCGACAATCCGAACAAATGGGTCGGCTATTCGGGCGACATCTGGGGCTGGACCGCATCGGACGGCCCGACCGCAGCGGGCAGCGGGCGCAGCGTCAACGGCGTCGCGCGCGAGTTCCAGGGCTATTCCGCGCGCGGGGTCAGCAGCAATCGCGTCGTCGACGACGGCACCATCGTCCCGACCGCGGCGGGCGGATCGATCCCATTTGCCCCCGAAGTCACGATCCCCGCGCTGATGGCGATGCGCGCCAAGTACGGCGACAAGCTTTACCAGCGCTATGGCTTCAAGGACGCCTTCAACCCCAGCTATACCTTTACCGATGTCGGCAGCCGCACCGGCGTGGTCGACGCGAAGGATGGATGGTTCGCCAACGACTATCTGGGCATCGATCAGGGCCCGATCCTGGCGATGCTGGAGAACCACCGCAGCGGGCTGGTGTGGAAGACGATGCGCAAGAACCCGCATATCCGCCGCGGCCTGACGCGGATCGGCTTCAAGGGCGGCTGGCTGGAGAAGCCGGCGGGGAAGTAG
- a CDS encoding SET domain-containing protein, with product MAGDVWFLIAMTFSFAAYGVYLLGLRRATVRPNRASWLIWSASAAAEALTYAAVNPGSPQGWVFILSAVCCLVVTACLWRGSNWAPPTTIEAFCMAACLTALLIWVAFREAYWAHMLVVAAVPVSFWPTWVSVWKDRSSERSPAWGLWTVGDLATLLVAARAGGSGPDEFAYIFVELACHASIWFMIGLTTINPLRSFGWARGGLVVLDRYRHPRNLFEVGENHLGKAVYATCRFAEGAELMRFTGRRFHVDDIPSLMRGSDDRFVQVTPDHYMGPSGQLDDLVNHSCDPNAGLRFTDDGVILVALRDIVAGEEISWDYSTTLAQSNWHMICQCRAPGCRRVIGNFDTIDPDRQEFFRARNLVAPYLRRKDAVTPVRRAS from the coding sequence ATGGCGGGCGATGTGTGGTTTCTGATCGCGATGACGTTCAGCTTTGCCGCCTATGGCGTCTATCTGCTGGGCCTTCGCCGCGCGACCGTTCGCCCCAACCGCGCATCCTGGCTGATCTGGAGCGCATCCGCCGCTGCCGAGGCCTTGACCTATGCCGCGGTGAACCCCGGATCGCCGCAAGGCTGGGTGTTCATCCTGTCCGCCGTCTGCTGCCTGGTGGTCACCGCATGCCTGTGGCGCGGGTCCAACTGGGCGCCCCCGACCACCATCGAGGCATTCTGCATGGCAGCGTGCCTCACCGCGCTGCTGATCTGGGTCGCGTTCCGCGAAGCCTATTGGGCGCATATGCTGGTGGTCGCCGCCGTGCCGGTCAGCTTCTGGCCGACCTGGGTCAGCGTGTGGAAGGATCGCAGCTCCGAACGCTCGCCCGCATGGGGGCTGTGGACTGTCGGCGACCTCGCTACCCTGCTGGTCGCGGCGCGCGCGGGCGGCTCGGGGCCGGACGAGTTCGCGTACATCTTCGTCGAGCTGGCGTGCCATGCCAGCATCTGGTTCATGATCGGCCTGACCACGATCAACCCGCTGCGCTCGTTCGGCTGGGCGCGCGGCGGCCTTGTGGTGCTCGACCGCTATCGCCATCCGCGCAATCTGTTCGAGGTCGGCGAAAACCATCTGGGCAAGGCGGTCTATGCCACCTGTCGCTTTGCCGAGGGGGCGGAGCTGATGCGGTTTACCGGCCGCCGTTTCCATGTCGACGACATCCCCAGCCTCATGCGCGGCAGCGACGACCGTTTCGTGCAGGTGACGCCCGATCACTATATGGGGCCGTCGGGGCAGCTCGACGATCTGGTCAACCATAGCTGTGACCCCAATGCCGGGCTGCGCTTCACCGATGACGGCGTGATCCTGGTGGCGCTGCGCGATATCGTCGCGGGCGAGGAGATCAGCTGGGACTATTCGACCACGCTGGCGCAATCGAACTGGCACATGATCTGCCAGTGCCGCGCGCCGGGGTGCCGCCGCGTGATCGGCAATTTCGACACGATCGATCCCGACCGGCAGGAATTCTTCCGCGCCCGCAACCTCGTCGCCCCGTATCTGCGGCGGAAGGACGCGGTGACGCCGGTGCGGCGGGCGAGCTGA
- a CDS encoding membrane protease subunit, producing the protein MNGTSGTILKLAASLAILLLVIVGGGLGSCAAYNSVRVWNAETAGEAELAQATQNRKIKVLEAQARMDSAALEANAEIARAKGLAEANRIVANSLGGPEGYLRYLYIQNLEQSKGQIIYVPTEGGLPILEAGRLRPAPVPAAAD; encoded by the coding sequence ATGAACGGAACAAGCGGCACCATCCTGAAACTGGCGGCCTCGCTGGCTATCCTGTTGCTGGTCATCGTGGGCGGCGGGCTGGGGTCATGTGCCGCCTATAATTCCGTCCGTGTGTGGAACGCCGAGACGGCAGGCGAAGCCGAGCTGGCGCAGGCGACGCAGAACCGCAAGATCAAGGTGCTCGAAGCCCAAGCCCGGATGGATTCCGCGGCGCTGGAGGCAAATGCCGAGATCGCCCGCGCCAAGGGTCTGGCCGAAGCGAACCGGATCGTCGCCAACAGCCTTGGCGGGCCGGAAGGCTATCTGCGCTACCTCTATATCCAGAATCTGGAACAGTCGAAGGGGCAGATCATCTATGTCCCGACGGAGGGCGGATTGCCGATCCTGGAGGCGGGGCGGTTGCGACCGGCACCGGTGCCGGCAGCGGCGGACTGA